In Aureibaculum algae, the following are encoded in one genomic region:
- a CDS encoding pyridoxamine 5'-phosphate oxidase family protein has translation MIQLVKDKELIQILSSNYIGFLGYIFQNRPFVVPITYYYCKENNCIIGYTEGGQKTMAMRKNNFVSLEVAEIQSPSNWRSVLVHGEYKELSGVDAKYYLHDFSICIKDIIRKKELKDLHFISEFSSKIYDDGEPIVFQIKINEMTGRKRKN, from the coding sequence ATGATACAGCTAGTTAAAGATAAAGAGTTAATTCAAATACTCAGTTCCAATTATATCGGTTTCCTAGGGTATATATTTCAGAATAGGCCATTTGTTGTACCTATAACCTACTATTACTGTAAAGAGAATAATTGTATCATAGGGTATACTGAAGGTGGTCAAAAAACGATGGCTATGCGAAAAAACAATTTTGTTTCATTGGAAGTTGCAGAAATTCAATCGCCTAGTAATTGGAGATCTGTGCTTGTACATGGTGAATATAAGGAATTGTCAGGTGTTGATGCAAAATATTATCTGCATGATTTTTCTATATGTATAAAGGATATAATTAGAAAAAAAGAACTGAAAGACCTTCATTTTATTAGTGAGTTTTCAAGTAAGATTTATGATGATGGGGAACCCATTGTCTTTCAGATTAAAATTAATGAAATGACAGGAAGGAAAAGAAAAAATTAA
- a CDS encoding mechanosensitive ion channel domain-containing protein yields the protein MNLIEDIKIWISENPFVVGIVKYLLWVLFIIIVIKLTRRVLRRRISNTSARYKSQKGIEILGYILLILLSLFYFSGSMKNFTIAIGVFTAGIAFTLQELILSLAGSVYIFLVKVYKPGDRIEINGIKGDVIDVDSIYTTMMEIGQWVSSDNYSGRIVKLSNAFVFKGPIYNYSQDFPFIWDEFNLPIKYGSDIELAKLIVIKIARKVLSDYTLNSKAKWNDVVNKYYIENAEVDPTLAITLNDNWIQFNLRYIVDYKKRRGTKDVLNDEIRKEIYLTNGKVMLASTTLELIKIPKLEVDVNKTN from the coding sequence ATGAATTTAATAGAAGATATTAAAATTTGGATTTCTGAAAATCCTTTTGTTGTGGGAATCGTTAAATACTTATTATGGGTGCTTTTTATTATTATCGTTATAAAATTGACGAGGAGAGTTTTAAGAAGGAGAATTTCAAACACAAGTGCAAGGTATAAATCTCAAAAAGGCATTGAAATATTAGGATATATATTATTAATTCTTTTATCCCTTTTCTATTTTTCAGGTTCAATGAAAAATTTCACTATTGCTATTGGTGTTTTTACGGCGGGTATTGCTTTTACATTACAAGAATTGATTTTAAGCTTGGCCGGATCTGTTTATATTTTTTTAGTTAAAGTGTACAAACCTGGAGATAGAATTGAAATTAATGGTATTAAAGGCGATGTAATTGATGTGGATAGTATTTATACCACCATGATGGAAATTGGCCAATGGGTAAGTAGTGATAATTACAGTGGTAGAATTGTAAAATTGAGTAACGCCTTTGTGTTTAAAGGCCCCATATATAATTATTCTCAAGATTTCCCCTTTATCTGGGATGAGTTTAACTTACCTATTAAATATGGTTCAGACATTGAATTAGCAAAACTTATTGTTATTAAAATAGCTCGTAAAGTATTATCAGATTATACCTTAAACTCAAAGGCTAAATGGAATGATGTTGTAAATAAATATTATATAGAAAATGCTGAGGTAGATCCAACTTTAGCGATAACCTTAAATGATAATTGGATACAATTCAATCTTAGATATATTGTTGATTATAAGAAACGCCGTGGCACAAAAGATGTATTGAATGATGAAATTAGAAAAGAAATTTATTTGACTAATGGAAAAGTAATGTTAGCCTCTACGACATTAGAATTGATAAAAATACCTAAACTAGAAGTAGATGTAAATAAAACGAACTAA
- a CDS encoding sensor histidine kinase: MFQQNQDIFSILSEAISECIIIIDNDQKIVSTNSSTNKVFGYTSAELIGKYLEKLIPKKYHKIQKVLFKKFVKKGEKRQISDSIELYGLRKNGAIFPTEIGLNPFTVYGKTYNMVLLIDITERKENEKNLLIKSEALQSAANGIVITDALQYDNPIIYCNSAFIKLTGYSESEIINKNCRFLQTDDRDQESIEQIRLAIKKGISCSTILRNYKKDGTLFWNDLSVTPIKNNDGVVTHFIGIQNDITKRMYAEQELKHWASIFDESLNEIFIFDKVSLKFLNANRGAQKNIGYTLEELKELTPFDIKPEITENDFRTLIAPLIHKDKEKIEFEAIHQRKDGTTYPIEVHLQLSSSEDHELLVAIILDITERKNYTEKLENTVAKRTEQLKIALTKEKELNELKTKFLSLVSHEFKTPLSGILTSTILLEKYKLTEQQEKRDKHLNIITSKVHYLNNILNDFLSIERLELGKVTYKFTDFNLSKVVNEVVYNANMLLKGGQRINISQNSDEFNLHQDERILELILSNLIYNSIKYSPENTDINLEVSECENNLILKVIDYGIGIPINDQKHIFNRYFRAENVLNNHGTGIGLNIIKAHLENLGGTINFKSEENSGSTFIVELPKIIEK, encoded by the coding sequence ATGTTTCAACAAAATCAAGATATATTTAGCATTCTATCTGAAGCAATTTCTGAATGTATTATCATTATTGATAATGATCAAAAAATTGTATCAACCAATTCGTCTACCAATAAAGTATTTGGTTATACCTCTGCCGAATTAATAGGAAAATATTTGGAAAAACTAATTCCAAAAAAATATCATAAAATTCAAAAAGTACTCTTCAAAAAGTTTGTTAAAAAAGGTGAGAAAAGGCAAATTTCAGATAGTATTGAACTTTATGGCTTACGAAAAAATGGTGCCATTTTTCCTACTGAAATTGGTTTAAATCCTTTTACGGTTTATGGTAAAACCTATAACATGGTTTTATTGATTGATATTACCGAAAGAAAGGAAAATGAAAAAAATTTACTCATAAAAAGTGAAGCTCTGCAGTCAGCAGCTAATGGTATTGTTATAACCGATGCACTACAATATGACAACCCTATCATTTATTGCAATTCCGCTTTTATTAAACTCACCGGGTATTCAGAATCTGAAATCATAAATAAAAATTGCAGGTTCTTACAAACTGATGATAGAGATCAAGAAAGCATAGAGCAAATTCGATTGGCTATAAAAAAAGGAATAAGTTGTAGTACAATTCTGCGTAATTATAAAAAAGACGGTACTTTATTTTGGAATGACCTGTCTGTAACGCCTATAAAGAATAATGATGGTGTTGTTACTCATTTTATTGGAATCCAAAATGATATTACAAAGCGGATGTATGCTGAGCAAGAACTTAAGCATTGGGCTTCTATTTTTGATGAATCATTAAATGAAATATTTATATTCGATAAAGTATCATTAAAATTTTTAAATGCTAATAGAGGAGCACAAAAAAATATAGGTTATACTCTTGAAGAACTTAAAGAATTGACCCCTTTCGATATAAAACCTGAAATTACCGAAAATGATTTTAGAACATTGATAGCTCCTCTAATTCATAAGGATAAAGAAAAAATTGAATTTGAAGCCATCCATCAAAGAAAAGATGGCACCACGTACCCTATTGAGGTACACTTACAACTATCTTCATCTGAAGATCATGAATTACTCGTTGCGATAATCTTAGATATTACTGAGCGAAAAAATTATACAGAAAAGTTAGAAAATACCGTCGCAAAACGGACCGAACAATTGAAAATTGCCTTGACTAAAGAAAAAGAACTAAACGAACTTAAAACAAAGTTTCTGTCTTTAGTATCGCATGAATTTAAAACACCATTAAGTGGCATTTTAACATCAACTATTTTACTAGAAAAATACAAGCTCACTGAACAACAAGAAAAAAGAGATAAACACTTAAATATAATTACGAGTAAAGTACATTACCTTAACAATATTCTTAACGATTTTTTATCTATTGAACGTTTAGAATTAGGAAAAGTAACTTATAAATTTACTGATTTTAATTTGAGTAAAGTCGTAAACGAAGTGGTTTATAATGCAAATATGTTATTAAAAGGCGGACAAAGAATTAATATTTCTCAAAATAGTGATGAATTTAACTTACATCAAGATGAGCGGATTTTAGAATTAATTTTATCTAATTTAATTTATAATTCCATAAAATATTCACCTGAAAACACAGACATTAATCTTGAAGTTTCAGAATGTGAAAATAATTTAATTTTAAAGGTTATTGATTATGGAATAGGAATTCCGATAAATGACCAAAAACACATATTTAATCGTTACTTTAGAGCTGAAAATGTATTGAATAATCATGGTACAGGCATAGGTCTAAATATTATAAAAGCACATTTAGAAAATTTAGGTGGAACAATAAACTTCAAAAGTGAAGAAAATAGCGGATCTACATTTATAGTTGAACTTCCAAAGATAATTGAAAAATGA
- a CDS encoding response regulator: MKKILLIEDDVVVRENTAELLELSNYKVFTAADGKMGITKAITELPDVIICDIMMPEINGYEVLNVLSKTIATQHIPFIFLSAKTEYSDIRKGMDMGADDYLTKPFNEAELISAIESRIAKVALLNENSDLKSLIQSYNSDDNLKTIDQLKNYFSDNAEEVTYNLDQTIYREGDHSNYIYLIYKGVVKTSKTDEQGKELITALHKGDDFFGLTSLSHNRPYKESAIALEKTQVFRLVKNDFKDLLLKNHALTLELLDYSTENVTEIKGQLLQMAYSSVRKKTANTILQFAEKIKKHPKDGIRISRSDLASVAGIATETFIRTLTRLKKEGIIDIEGRNIKVIDIDLLKQVY; encoded by the coding sequence ATGAAAAAAATTTTATTAATAGAAGATGACGTAGTAGTCAGAGAAAACACAGCAGAACTGTTAGAGTTGTCTAATTATAAGGTTTTTACAGCTGCAGATGGTAAAATGGGAATTACAAAAGCAATCACAGAATTACCTGATGTAATTATATGTGATATAATGATGCCTGAAATAAATGGTTATGAAGTATTAAATGTACTTTCTAAAACAATTGCTACACAGCATATTCCTTTTATTTTTTTATCCGCAAAAACTGAATATAGCGATATTCGAAAAGGAATGGATATGGGTGCTGACGATTATTTGACCAAACCTTTTAATGAAGCTGAACTTATTAGTGCTATAGAAAGTCGAATTGCCAAAGTAGCACTTCTAAATGAGAATTCAGATTTGAAAAGCTTAATACAATCATATAATAGTGATGATAATCTAAAAACAATTGATCAGCTTAAAAACTATTTTTCTGATAATGCAGAAGAAGTTACATATAACCTTGATCAAACTATATATAGAGAAGGAGATCATTCAAATTATATATATTTAATATATAAAGGGGTTGTAAAAACCTCAAAAACTGATGAACAAGGCAAAGAATTAATTACCGCATTACACAAAGGGGACGATTTTTTTGGGCTAACTTCTTTATCTCACAATAGGCCTTATAAAGAATCTGCAATAGCTCTCGAAAAAACACAAGTTTTCAGATTGGTAAAAAATGATTTTAAAGATCTTTTATTAAAAAATCATGCCTTAACATTAGAGTTGTTGGACTATTCTACAGAAAATGTAACCGAAATTAAAGGTCAATTATTACAAATGGCATACAGTTCTGTTAGAAAAAAAACGGCAAATACGATATTACAGTTTGCTGAAAAAATTAAAAAACATCCAAAAGATGGTATTCGAATCTCAAGAAGTGACTTGGCTAGTGTAGCTGGTATTGCCACCGAGACTTTTATAAGAACATTAACACGTTTAAAAAAGGAAGGTATCATTGATATTGAAGGAAGAAATATAAAGGTAATTGATATTGACTTATTAAAACAAGTTTATTAA
- a CDS encoding universal stress protein, which translates to MYKIYNTSNLDVNYRTNRMMTNILIPTDFSENSWNAIAYSIKYFEKSTCNFYLLHVTPIINYASGETPPLPFSGSVEKELLQQSKSDLQDLLNRIKKIDLNTKHTFITIPSYDYFIDSIRGQIEEKKIDLVVMATKGASGIKKIVIGSNTGDLITKVKIPVMVIPEKATFKPPKEIAFPTDYNIFYHTKIISDILEFSKKHDTIIRVVHVAKKNEELTQFQLENKEYLEEVLSTIPHSFHRISNKKIEAGIECFVESRDIDMIFMVAKNLTLFQQVMFKPTVEEISYRTKIPFIVLHE; encoded by the coding sequence TTGTATAAAATCTATAACACGTCTAATTTAGATGTAAATTATAGAACGAATAGAATGATGACTAATATTTTAATCCCCACAGACTTTTCGGAAAATTCATGGAATGCTATCGCATATTCCATAAAGTATTTTGAAAAATCAACATGTAATTTTTATTTACTACATGTTACTCCGATTATTAATTATGCAAGTGGTGAAACGCCCCCACTCCCCTTCAGTGGCTCTGTAGAAAAGGAACTATTACAGCAATCGAAATCTGATTTACAAGACCTATTAAATAGGATTAAGAAAATAGATTTAAATACCAAACATACTTTTATTACCATACCTAGTTACGATTATTTTATTGATTCCATAAGGGGGCAAATTGAAGAAAAAAAGATTGACCTTGTTGTTATGGCAACTAAAGGTGCCTCTGGTATTAAAAAAATAGTAATTGGCAGTAATACTGGCGATTTAATTACAAAGGTAAAAATACCTGTAATGGTTATACCTGAAAAAGCAACATTTAAGCCCCCTAAAGAAATAGCTTTTCCGACTGACTATAACATATTTTATCACACCAAAATTATAAGTGATATTTTAGAATTTTCTAAAAAACATGATACTATTATTAGAGTAGTCCATGTTGCTAAAAAAAATGAGGAATTAACACAATTCCAATTAGAAAATAAAGAATATTTAGAGGAAGTTTTAAGTACAATCCCCCATAGTTTTCATAGAATAAGTAATAAAAAAATTGAAGCAGGTATTGAATGTTTTGTAGAAAGCAGAGATATAGATATGATATTTATGGTAGCAAAAAACTTAACTCTTTTTCAGCAAGTTATGTTTAAGCCAACTGTAGAAGAGATAAGTTATCGAACTAAGATTCCCTTTATCGTATTACATGAATAA
- a CDS encoding universal stress protein has protein sequence MKRILLLTDFSKNASNAITYAMQFFSGDTITFYVLNVQKVSKYITSDLIASPKKSIYDSVIKNPKKALEILVNDLKKEYANEDYTFEGICDYDSFVSAIKQLVEIEHVDMIVMGTNGASSIKEAVFGSNTIQVIEKVDLPILVIPKKHKFCKPSQVLFINETEISLEKNIVKPLLGIISKFNSHLNVLTMVNQNEQDKYNLQKETLNSFFKDTILNFYTDQNKSIENAVEHIIATKEVHLVAKIIHVESFFKRIFTKASMTEITYASKIPLLFL, from the coding sequence ATGAAACGGATACTATTATTAACAGATTTTTCAAAGAATGCTAGTAATGCTATAACATATGCGATGCAGTTTTTTAGTGGAGACACCATTACGTTTTATGTGCTCAATGTGCAGAAAGTTTCCAAATATATTACAAGTGATTTAATTGCATCTCCCAAAAAATCTATTTACGATTCTGTCATAAAAAATCCTAAAAAAGCATTAGAGATTTTAGTAAATGATTTAAAGAAAGAATACGCTAATGAAGACTATACTTTTGAAGGAATTTGTGATTATGATAGCTTTGTCAGTGCTATAAAACAATTAGTAGAAATTGAACATGTGGATATGATTGTGATGGGAACAAATGGAGCTTCAAGTATAAAAGAAGCTGTTTTTGGTTCTAATACAATTCAGGTTATTGAAAAAGTTGATTTACCTATTTTGGTTATTCCTAAAAAGCACAAGTTCTGTAAACCATCGCAAGTTTTATTTATCAATGAAACAGAAATAAGTTTAGAAAAGAATATTGTAAAACCATTACTTGGTATAATATCAAAATTTAATTCACATCTGAATGTATTAACAATGGTTAATCAGAATGAACAAGATAAATATAACCTTCAAAAAGAGACCTTAAATTCATTTTTTAAAGACACCATACTGAACTTTTATACGGACCAAAATAAGTCAATTGAAAATGCCGTTGAGCATATTATAGCAACAAAAGAAGTGCATTTAGTTGCTAAAATTATACATGTCGAATCTTTTTTTAAAAGAATATTTACAAAGGCGAGTATGACAGAGATAACGTATGCTAGTAAAATACCTTTATTGTTTTTGTAA
- the hemN gene encoding oxygen-independent coproporphyrinogen III oxidase, with protein sequence MPNSTLIQKYNVPGPRYTSYPTVPYWNEDSIDENSWKQSIKKSFDESNSSKGISLYLHLPFCESLCTFCACHKYITKRHELETPYIETLLAEWQLYLQQFDKKPLLKELHLGGGTPTFFDVENLELLIKTILKTVDLHRDFEFSFEGHPNNTTKEHLQTLYNLGFTRVSYGVQDYSEKIQKAINRKQSFEDVKNVTQWARDIGYTSISHDLIFGLPFQTINDIIDTIKKTKELKPERISFYSYAHVPWIKGVGQRGFKDSDIPNGDEKRKLYEMGKHMLLNLGYIETGMDHFALPTDSLSRAFKDANMHRNFMGYTTNPTQLMIGLGMSAISDSWYSFSQNEKTLKAYQDQIEKGVLPLLKGHLLTEEDLIIRKHILNIMCHFKTSWKNDNMKFKELSETLGRLKELEKDGLVVILDDELIIPENARAFVRNICMAFDLRMVRNKPNTKLFSLTV encoded by the coding sequence ATGCCAAATTCAACATTAATTCAAAAGTATAATGTACCTGGTCCAAGATATACTAGTTACCCTACAGTTCCTTATTGGAATGAAGATAGCATAGATGAAAATAGCTGGAAGCAATCCATTAAAAAGTCTTTTGATGAAAGCAATTCTTCAAAGGGAATTAGTTTATATCTACACCTTCCTTTTTGTGAAAGTTTGTGTACTTTTTGTGCTTGTCATAAATACATTACGAAGCGACATGAATTAGAAACACCCTATATTGAAACGTTGTTAGCTGAGTGGCAACTTTACTTGCAACAATTTGATAAAAAACCGTTGTTAAAAGAGTTACATTTAGGTGGTGGGACTCCTACTTTTTTTGATGTGGAAAATTTAGAACTGTTGATAAAAACCATTCTAAAAACAGTTGATTTACATAGAGATTTTGAATTTAGTTTTGAAGGTCATCCTAACAATACTACCAAAGAACATTTACAAACCTTATATAATTTAGGTTTTACTCGAGTGAGTTATGGTGTACAAGATTATTCAGAAAAAATTCAAAAAGCGATCAATAGAAAGCAGTCTTTTGAAGATGTAAAAAATGTAACGCAATGGGCTAGAGATATTGGCTACACTTCTATTAGCCACGACCTTATTTTCGGATTACCGTTTCAGACCATTAACGACATTATAGATACCATAAAAAAAACGAAAGAATTAAAACCTGAACGTATTTCGTTTTATAGTTATGCTCATGTACCATGGATTAAAGGTGTTGGTCAAAGAGGTTTTAAAGATTCAGATATACCTAATGGTGATGAAAAACGAAAACTATATGAAATGGGTAAACATATGTTACTGAACCTAGGATATATTGAAACGGGCATGGATCATTTTGCATTACCAACAGATTCCCTCTCTAGAGCTTTTAAAGATGCTAATATGCACAGGAACTTTATGGGATACACTACAAATCCAACACAATTAATGATAGGGTTGGGCATGTCTGCCATTAGCGATTCTTGGTATAGTTTTTCACAAAATGAGAAAACGTTAAAAGCATATCAAGATCAAATTGAAAAAGGAGTACTTCCTCTTTTAAAGGGTCATTTATTAACCGAAGAAGATTTAATAATCAGAAAACACATACTAAACATTATGTGTCATTTTAAAACTTCTTGGAAAAATGACAATATGAAATTTAAGGAGCTTTCAGAAACATTAGGCCGTTTAAAGGAATTAGAAAAAGATGGCTTAGTTGTAATTTTAGATGATGAACTCATTATTCCTGAAAATGCAAGGGCATTTGTAAGAAATATATGTATGGCATTTGATTTACGAATGGTTCGTAACAAGCCAAATACCAAATTATTTTCATTGACAGTATGA
- a CDS encoding RrF2 family transcriptional regulator: MLSKSSTYAIRAVLFLSLNSDDEKKYNPKSIAEIIDIPAPFLAKTLQELTKRNIISSRKGRNGGFYLTDADRQNSMISIVAAIDGLEKFQGCSLGLPVCDSENPCPIHHLVSPLRNKLVGELTNKTIASFSKEIKEGHTHLF; this comes from the coding sequence ATGCTTTCAAAATCTAGTACTTACGCCATTAGAGCAGTACTGTTTTTATCATTAAATTCTGATGATGAAAAAAAATATAATCCAAAATCAATTGCTGAAATAATTGATATACCAGCTCCTTTTTTAGCTAAAACCTTGCAAGAACTTACCAAAAGAAATATTATTTCTTCAAGAAAGGGTAGGAACGGAGGTTTTTACCTTACGGATGCTGATAGACAAAATTCAATGATATCTATAGTAGCTGCCATAGATGGGTTAGAAAAATTTCAAGGATGTTCTTTAGGTTTACCTGTTTGTGATAGTGAAAACCCTTGTCCAATTCATCATTTAGTATCACCCTTAAGAAATAAATTAGTAGGGGAACTCACAAACAAAACAATTGCAAGTTTCTCTAAGGAAATAAAAGAGGGACATACACACCTTTTTTAA
- a CDS encoding fasciclin domain-containing protein, translating into MKLKTLIPILIIAIMISCKNEKQESTETTPAATEQASPEASENQGQASVTDKVSDANALQVAQSLPDFSTLVTAIEAAGLENSVVNAGPLTIFAPTNEAFGKLPEGTVETLVKPENKEKLAFILKNHVAPANYPDTQLEKEAKKGRKLYMASGEYLEVVKKDDGLYVGGTKILKTVKVSNGWIHVIGDVIVPKDK; encoded by the coding sequence ATGAAACTTAAAACTCTAATTCCAATTTTAATCATCGCCATCATGATTTCTTGTAAAAATGAAAAACAAGAAAGCACAGAAACAACACCAGCTGCTACTGAACAAGCTTCACCAGAAGCATCAGAAAATCAAGGTCAAGCTTCTGTTACAGATAAAGTGTCTGATGCAAATGCATTACAAGTGGCTCAATCATTACCTGATTTTTCAACATTAGTAACGGCTATTGAAGCTGCTGGTTTAGAAAACTCAGTTGTAAATGCGGGTCCTTTAACAATTTTCGCTCCTACCAACGAAGCATTCGGTAAATTACCAGAAGGTACTGTTGAAACATTAGTAAAGCCCGAAAACAAAGAAAAATTAGCCTTTATTTTAAAAAACCATGTAGCTCCGGCAAATTATCCAGACACACAATTAGAAAAAGAAGCTAAAAAGGGTCGTAAATTATATATGGCTTCCGGAGAATATTTAGAAGTAGTGAAAAAGGATGATGGTCTTTATGTTGGCGGAACTAAAATATTAAAAACAGTAAAAGTTAGCAACGGTTGGATTCACGTCATAGGAGATGTGATTGTACCTAAAGATAAATAA
- a CDS encoding c-type cytochrome, which yields MKKVILSVFVLSLAVLVSCGDKTKKDSTEAPKEEVVKEEVVEVDPMQNKGIGPITSVTLAAEVDQELAKTGKEVYEKMCTACHKAEKKFIGPAPKGILERRSPEWVMNMILNPDGMVKEDPIAKALLAEYLSPMSNQNLTEEQARAVLEYFRTL from the coding sequence ATGAAAAAAGTAATTTTAAGCGTATTTGTGCTCTCACTTGCTGTATTGGTAAGTTGTGGTGACAAAACAAAAAAGGATAGTACTGAGGCTCCAAAAGAAGAAGTCGTAAAAGAAGAGGTTGTAGAAGTTGATCCAATGCAAAATAAAGGAATTGGACCTATTACAAGTGTAACCTTAGCTGCTGAAGTAGATCAAGAATTAGCAAAAACAGGTAAGGAAGTATATGAAAAAATGTGTACTGCTTGTCATAAAGCTGAAAAAAAGTTTATCGGTCCTGCTCCAAAAGGAATATTGGAAAGAAGAAGTCCAGAATGGGTTATGAATATGATTTTGAATCCTGACGGAATGGTTAAAGAAGATCCTATTGCAAAAGCATTATTAGCTGAATATTTGTCTCCAATGTCAAATCAGAATTTGACGGAAGAACAAGCAAGAGCTGTCTTAGAATATTTTAGAACATTATAA